One genomic segment of Balaenoptera musculus isolate JJ_BM4_2016_0621 chromosome 11, mBalMus1.pri.v3, whole genome shotgun sequence includes these proteins:
- the PSMG4 gene encoding proteasome assembly chaperone 4 isoform X1 — MEGPGAAARGNVSLHNFSARLWEQLVHFHVMRLTDSLFLWVGATPHLRNLSVAMCTRYVSQSCCCKVPQTGWLKTTEADSLPDLEARSLNQGVSRAGSSWRLWGRSRPLCLGFWCCWHLGAPCWQPGHPQSCRQCHRPSPLCASVFSFLLKTPVLLDEGSFSP; from the exons ATGGAGGGGCCGGGGGCTGCTGCGCGGGGGAACGTCTCCCTGCACAACTTCAGCGCGAGGCTGTGGGAGCAGCTCGTCCACTTCCACGTCATGCGGCTGACGGACTCGCTCTTCCTGTGGGTGGGGGCCACGCCGCACCTGCGCAACCTCTCCGTGGCCATGTGCACCCGCTAC GTTTCTCAGAGCTGCTGTTgcaaagtgccacagactgggtggctgaaaACAACGGAGGCTGATTCCCTCCCagatctggaggccagaagcctgaatcaaggtgtcagcagggctggttcctcctggaggctctgggggagaagtCGTCCCCTGTGTCTGGGCTTCTGGTGCTGCTGGCACCTTGGTGCTCCTTGCTGGCAGCCTGGTCACCCCCAGTCCTGCCGCCAGTGTCAcaggccttctcctctgtgtgcctctgtcttttcctttcttctgaagaCACCAGTCCTACTAGATGAAGGGTCCTTCTCACCTTAA